One Deinococcus sp. LM3 genomic region harbors:
- the purL gene encoding phosphoribosylformylglycinamidine synthase subunit PurL yields the protein MTQAAPSLRDRAGTFGLSTEEFDLLVSQIGREPNALEAAIVGAMWSEHCGYKNSRPLFRHFPTTGPQVLQGPGENAGVVDIGDGWGVAFKMESHNHPSAVEPVQGAATGVGGILRDIFAMGARPFAVLDSLRFGNPDSPRTRFLLNGVVEGIAHYGNAIGVPTVGGEVTFHPSYQENPLVNVMALGLLRHEDLAKGTMGEVGNTIVYVGSKTGRDGLGGAVFASADLSNASQADRPAVQVGDPFMEKLLLEATLEAIQAGVVAGVQDMGAAGLVSSTCEMAYRAELGITMDLDLVPTREDGMVPMELCLSESQERMILVPVPGKEQDLLDLLAKWELDVVTIGQVEAHNNYRLTWKGEVVCDLPVALLNEAPKYTREGVESEEIRAKRERDLSGVPVPGDLGAVLTDLLGHPTIASKRAIFERFDHQVMTNTVVVPGAADAAVMRVKGSGMGVAATSDCNPRFVYLDPYTGAAAAVAEAARNLACVGATPLAITDNLNFGNPHRPEVYYQLERAVHGIADACRALNTPVTGGNVSLYNQYTEGDERVAIHPTPTIGMVGVLPDVTKRATMDLKGKGHTLYLIGEHADSIGASQYLETVHGLEAGHVPPLDLTREQAVIDATLHLIRAGLTDTAHDCAEGGLAVALAEMAIAGNTGLTVTLNAPQETRPDALLYGEAHARILIATPDEAGTEAALQAQGVPFARLGTSGGDRVTITLPDHHIHLSATVTALAHAFNTPLAEILG from the coding sequence ATGACGCAAGCCGCCCCATCCCTGCGTGACCGTGCGGGCACGTTTGGACTTTCGACTGAAGAATTCGACCTGTTGGTTTCGCAGATCGGCCGGGAGCCGAACGCGCTGGAGGCCGCCATCGTGGGGGCCATGTGGAGCGAGCACTGCGGGTACAAGAACAGCCGTCCCTTGTTCCGTCACTTCCCCACGACGGGGCCGCAGGTGCTTCAGGGTCCCGGTGAGAACGCGGGCGTGGTGGATATCGGCGATGGCTGGGGCGTGGCGTTCAAGATGGAAAGCCACAACCACCCGTCGGCGGTGGAGCCGGTGCAGGGTGCGGCGACGGGCGTGGGCGGCATCCTGCGTGACATCTTCGCGATGGGCGCGCGGCCGTTCGCGGTGCTGGACAGCCTGCGTTTCGGGAACCCCGACAGCCCCCGCACGCGCTTCCTGCTGAACGGCGTGGTGGAGGGGATCGCTCACTACGGGAACGCGATCGGCGTGCCCACGGTGGGTGGCGAGGTGACCTTCCACCCCAGTTACCAGGAGAACCCGCTGGTGAACGTGATGGCGCTGGGCCTGCTGCGCCACGAGGATCTGGCCAAGGGGACGATGGGTGAGGTCGGGAACACCATCGTGTACGTCGGGAGCAAGACCGGGCGCGACGGGCTGGGCGGCGCGGTGTTCGCCTCCGCCGACCTGAGCAACGCGTCTCAGGCCGACCGCCCGGCCGTGCAGGTGGGCGACCCGTTCATGGAGAAACTGCTGCTGGAAGCCACGCTGGAGGCCATTCAGGCGGGCGTGGTGGCGGGCGTGCAGGACATGGGCGCCGCCGGGCTGGTCAGCAGTACCTGCGAGATGGCGTACCGCGCGGAACTGGGCATCACCATGGACCTGGACCTCGTGCCCACCCGAGAGGACGGCATGGTGCCCATGGAACTGTGCCTGAGCGAGTCGCAGGAGCGCATGATCCTGGTGCCAGTGCCCGGCAAGGAACAGGACCTGCTGGACCTGCTCGCCAAGTGGGAACTGGACGTGGTGACCATCGGACAGGTCGAGGCGCACAACAACTACCGCCTGACCTGGAAGGGCGAGGTCGTCTGTGACCTGCCGGTGGCCCTGCTGAACGAGGCGCCCAAGTACACCCGCGAGGGCGTGGAATCCGAGGAGATCAGGGCCAAGCGCGAACGCGACCTGAGCGGCGTTCCCGTCCCCGGCGACCTGGGCGCGGTCCTGACTGACCTGCTGGGCCACCCCACGATTGCCAGCAAACGCGCCATCTTCGAGCGTTTCGACCATCAGGTCATGACGAACACCGTCGTCGTGCCCGGCGCGGCCGACGCCGCCGTGATGCGCGTCAAGGGCTCCGGCATGGGCGTGGCCGCCACCAGCGACTGCAACCCGCGCTTCGTGTACCTCGACCCGTACACTGGCGCCGCCGCCGCCGTCGCCGAGGCCGCCCGCAACCTCGCGTGCGTGGGCGCGACCCCGCTGGCCATCACGGACAACCTCAACTTCGGGAACCCCCACCGGCCCGAGGTGTACTACCAGCTGGAACGCGCCGTGCACGGTATCGCCGACGCCTGCCGCGCCCTGAACACCCCCGTCACCGGCGGGAATGTCAGCCTGTACAACCAGTACACCGAAGGCGACGAACGCGTCGCCATCCACCCCACGCCCACCATCGGCATGGTCGGCGTGCTGCCCGATGTCACCAAACGCGCCACCATGGACCTCAAGGGCAAAGGCCACACCCTCTACCTGATCGGCGAGCACGCCGACAGCATCGGCGCCAGCCAGTACCTCGAAACCGTGCACGGCCTCGAAGCCGGACACGTCCCCCCCCTGGACCTGACCCGCGAGCAGGCCGTCATCGACGCCACGCTGCACCTGATCCGCGCGGGCCTGACCGACACTGCCCATGACTGCGCCGAAGGCGGCCTCGCCGTCGCCCTGGCCGAGATGGCCATCGCCGGGAACACCGGCCTGACCGTCACCCTGAACGCCCCCCAGGAAACCCGCCCCGACGCCCTGCTGTACGGCGAAGCGCACGCCCGCATCCTCATCGCCACCCCCGACGAGGCCGGCACCGAAGCGGCCCTCCAGGCACAGGGCGTTCCATTCGCGCGCCTCGGCACCAGCGGCGGCGACCGCGTCACCATCACCCTCCCCGACCACCACATCCACCTCAGCGCCACCGTCACCGCCCTCGCCCACGCGTTCAACACGCCCCTCGCAGAGATCCTGGGATGA
- a CDS encoding DinB family protein, with protein MTTVQAFLAGAYEQELAALRAALDAVPDSEFAVPRLGHSPAWHALHIAEWLRFFALQDLSPTYAHLGWEDSAWIGEFLGTPRLTETDPKDAILTELDQVGSVLIATIRGLRDDELNDPLRSPAAPTGTRERLAGLNLHLRHTAYHRGQLKQSLKVPI; from the coding sequence ATGACGACCGTGCAGGCGTTCCTGGCCGGCGCATACGAGCAGGAACTCGCTGCCCTGCGCGCCGCCTTGGACGCCGTTCCGGACAGCGAGTTCGCCGTGCCGCGCCTGGGCCACAGTCCCGCGTGGCACGCCCTGCACATCGCCGAGTGGCTGCGCTTCTTCGCGTTGCAGGACCTGAGCCCCACCTACGCCCATCTGGGCTGGGAGGACTCCGCGTGGATCGGTGAGTTCCTGGGCACGCCCCGCCTGACCGAAACGGACCCCAAGGACGCCATCCTGACCGAACTCGATCAGGTCGGCAGCGTCCTGATTGCCACCATTCGCGGCCTGCGGGACGACGAACTGAACGACCCGCTGCGCTCGCCCGCCGCGCCCACCGGCACGCGCGAACGCCTCGCCGGGCTGAACCTGCACCTGCGCCACACGGCGTACCACCGGGGCCAGCTGAAGCAGTCGCTGAAAGTGCCGATCTGA
- the purQ gene encoding phosphoribosylformylglycinamidine synthase subunit PurQ, which produces MKTAVIQFPGSNCDGDALHAARLLLDEGAQFVWHTEAGLPDGTELVFLPGGFSYGDHLRSGAIAARSPIMQAVKAHAERGGFVLGVCNGFQVLTESGLLPGALSRNRDLHFMCRPVHLRVENASTAFTGAYTKGQVIEVPIAHGEGNYYADPETIARLEGNGQVVFRYADNPNGSLNDIAGIVNERGNVLGMMPHPERAVEALLGSEDGRGLFSSLARAGMPAQAPA; this is translated from the coding sequence GTGAAGACGGCCGTCATCCAGTTCCCCGGCAGTAACTGCGACGGCGACGCCCTGCACGCCGCGCGGTTGCTCCTTGATGAGGGCGCGCAGTTCGTGTGGCACACCGAGGCCGGCCTGCCGGACGGCACCGAACTGGTGTTCCTGCCCGGCGGGTTCAGTTACGGCGATCACCTGCGCTCCGGCGCGATCGCTGCGCGCAGCCCGATCATGCAGGCCGTCAAGGCGCACGCCGAACGCGGGGGATTCGTGCTGGGCGTCTGCAACGGCTTTCAGGTCCTGACCGAGTCGGGCCTGCTGCCCGGCGCCCTGAGCCGCAACCGCGACCTGCACTTCATGTGCCGCCCCGTGCACCTGCGCGTCGAGAACGCCAGCACGGCCTTTACCGGCGCGTACACGAAGGGGCAGGTCATCGAGGTGCCCATCGCGCACGGCGAGGGCAACTACTACGCCGACCCCGAAACTATTGCCCGGCTGGAAGGCAACGGGCAGGTCGTGTTCCGCTACGCCGACAACCCCAACGGCAGCCTGAACGACATTGCCGGAATCGTGAACGAACGCGGCAACGTGCTGGGCATGATGCCGCACCCCGAACGGGCCGTGGAGGCCCTGCTGGGCAGCGAGGACGGGCGGGGCCTGTTCAGCAGCCTCGCACGGGCCGGGATGCCCGCCCAGGCCCCCGCATGA
- the purS gene encoding phosphoribosylformylglycinamidine synthase subunit PurS, producing MSTFKAKVFVTLKPSILDPQGRTVERALSHLDHGNVSGVRVGKYIELTLSGSRAEVEAQLKDITENVLSNPVMEDARWELSEQQGEERVGA from the coding sequence ATGTCCACCTTTAAAGCGAAAGTGTTCGTGACCCTGAAGCCCAGCATTCTCGACCCGCAGGGGCGCACCGTGGAGCGGGCGCTGTCTCACCTCGATCACGGCAACGTGAGCGGCGTGCGCGTCGGGAAGTACATCGAACTGACCCTCAGCGGCAGCCGCGCCGAGGTCGAGGCGCAGCTGAAGGACATCACCGAGAACGTGCTGAGCAACCCCGTGATGGAGGACGCCCGCTGGGAGCTCAGTGAACAACAGGGCGAGGAGCGGGTCGGCGCGTGA
- the purC gene encoding phosphoribosylaminoimidazolesuccinocarboxamide synthase, with translation MTASRGELKYEGKAKRVYATANPAEYVVEYKDDATAFNGVKKAQIGGKGAINNAITAHLFPQLEAAGVPTHFIELLSPTEQRVRAVTIIPVEVIVRNVAAGSFSKRLGVEEGTPLSRPVVEYCYKSDALGDPLINTDTAVALGWATPEQLKRIRELALNVQAFLVPYFAARGVKLIDFKLEFGTLADGTVVLADEISPDTCRFWDAQTNEKMDKDRFRRDLGGVEDAYAEMLRRVTEPGANG, from the coding sequence ATGACCGCAAGCCGAGGCGAACTGAAGTACGAAGGTAAGGCCAAACGTGTCTACGCCACCGCCAATCCCGCCGAGTACGTCGTGGAGTACAAGGACGACGCGACCGCCTTCAACGGCGTGAAGAAAGCGCAGATCGGGGGCAAGGGCGCCATCAACAACGCGATCACCGCGCACCTGTTCCCGCAGCTGGAGGCGGCCGGGGTGCCCACGCACTTCATCGAACTGCTCTCGCCGACCGAGCAGCGCGTGCGGGCCGTGACGATCATCCCGGTCGAGGTCATCGTGCGCAACGTGGCCGCCGGGTCGTTCAGCAAACGCCTGGGCGTCGAGGAAGGCACGCCGCTGTCCCGCCCGGTCGTGGAGTACTGCTACAAGAGCGACGCGCTGGGCGACCCGCTGATCAACACCGACACCGCCGTCGCGCTCGGCTGGGCCACCCCCGAGCAGCTGAAGCGCATCCGTGAGCTGGCACTGAACGTGCAGGCGTTCCTGGTGCCGTACTTCGCGGCGCGCGGCGTGAAACTCATCGACTTCAAGCTGGAATTCGGCACGCTCGCGGACGGCACGGTCGTCCTGGCCGACGAGATCAGCCCCGACACCTGCCGCTTCTGGGACGCCCAGACCAACGAGAAGATGGACAAGGACCGCTTCCGCCGCGACCTCGGCGGCGTGGAAGACGCCTACGCGGAAATGCTCCGGCGCGTGACCGAACCGGGCGCGAATGGCTGA
- a CDS encoding DR2241 family protein, with protein sequence MFRDNSGRGRALQSVGMRSLVLIGHGSHLNGESAVAVYRYAELIRQRGLFDEVIEGYWKEEPSLRQVLKTTASTDVTVIPMFISEGYFTETVIPREMGLGHQGPVPPEGVARVIGGRTVRYTLPYGVHPSMTDVILERAREVLPDASPEDTALIVLGHGTTRNENSNRIVYQNADRIRESGQFAEVQALFLDEDPKVGTWPETVRSPRVVVVPFFASEGWHTLETIPEDMGLTGTVTDFPENPHGHQQVFYAKPVGTHAAVADVILHLAEEASGAGGPGGDTERGHEAAWQAFLKGARLGLRVGEVLVTPELGVFELRNALDEGRPGGDLTTLVTPEGVRDQVRFTDGGEHRPVHTLRNLPRGWRAVLSEADLRRAMHYVYPAVIEETYAHDCHALRPTPWATTARRQTGIYAKVQKATPAQVEHVAQDVCTGCLRTRLWAGHKLTQSFLNGVPGGIPCAEACTFVVAEVREEVSGKRGGGHSHSH encoded by the coding sequence ATGTTCCGGGACAATTCCGGGCGCGGGCGGGCGCTACAGTCGGTGGGTATGCGTTCCCTGGTGCTTATTGGTCATGGATCTCACCTGAACGGTGAGTCGGCGGTCGCGGTGTACCGGTATGCGGAACTGATCCGTCAGCGTGGGCTGTTCGACGAGGTCATCGAAGGGTACTGGAAGGAGGAACCCTCGCTGCGGCAGGTGCTGAAGACGACGGCCAGCACGGACGTGACGGTCATTCCGATGTTCATCAGCGAGGGGTACTTCACGGAGACCGTGATTCCGCGCGAGATGGGCCTGGGTCACCAGGGGCCGGTGCCGCCCGAGGGCGTGGCCCGCGTGATTGGCGGCCGGACCGTGCGCTACACCCTGCCGTACGGCGTGCATCCCAGCATGACGGACGTGATCCTGGAACGCGCGCGCGAGGTGCTGCCCGACGCCAGCCCCGAGGACACGGCGCTGATCGTGCTGGGGCACGGCACGACCCGCAACGAGAACAGCAACCGGATCGTGTACCAGAACGCCGACCGTATCCGCGAGTCCGGGCAGTTCGCCGAGGTGCAGGCCCTGTTCCTGGACGAGGACCCCAAGGTGGGTACGTGGCCCGAGACGGTGCGGTCGCCGCGCGTGGTGGTCGTGCCGTTCTTCGCCAGCGAGGGCTGGCACACCCTGGAAACCATTCCCGAGGACATGGGCCTGACCGGCACCGTCACGGACTTCCCGGAGAACCCGCACGGGCATCAGCAGGTGTTCTACGCCAAGCCGGTGGGCACGCACGCAGCGGTCGCCGACGTGATCCTGCATCTGGCGGAGGAGGCCAGCGGGGCGGGCGGGCCGGGCGGCGACACAGAGCGCGGGCATGAGGCGGCGTGGCAGGCGTTCCTGAAGGGCGCGCGCTTGGGCCTGCGGGTCGGGGAGGTGCTGGTCACGCCGGAACTGGGCGTGTTCGAGCTGCGTAACGCGCTGGACGAGGGCCGCCCCGGCGGGGACCTGACCACGCTCGTCACGCCGGAGGGTGTGCGGGATCAGGTACGCTTCACGGATGGCGGCGAGCACCGGCCCGTGCACACGCTGCGGAACCTGCCGCGCGGCTGGCGGGCGGTGCTGAGCGAGGCGGACCTGCGCCGCGCCATGCATTACGTGTACCCGGCGGTGATCGAGGAGACGTACGCACACGATTGCCACGCGCTGCGGCCCACGCCCTGGGCGACCACGGCGCGGCGGCAGACCGGCATCTACGCCAAGGTGCAGAAGGCGACGCCCGCGCAGGTGGAGCACGTGGCGCAGGACGTGTGTACCGGGTGCCTGCGCACGCGCCTGTGGGCGGGGCACAAGCTCACGCAGTCGTTCCTGAACGGCGTGCCGGGCGGCATTCCCTGCGCCGAGGCCTGCACGTTCGTGGTGGCCGAGGTCCGCGAGGAAGTCAGCGGGAAACGCGGCGGCGGGCACTCGCACAGCCACTGA
- a CDS encoding peptidylprolyl isomerase, producing the protein MSDLYQADGFTPSPELSAERQTSFKAAPELGDGIEPGKAYRAVLETSKGRLVVELHADDAPVTVNSFAYLLRHHYYDGIKFHRVINGFMAQAGDPTGTGAGGPGYDFEDEHNQHRHQGKGVLSMANRGPNTNGSQFFITFTDTPHLDGRHTVFGRVVEGLDVLDRLTRIEPGMRGTPDVIETAYLVEK; encoded by the coding sequence ATGAGCGACCTCTATCAGGCAGACGGTTTCACGCCCAGCCCGGAACTCAGCGCCGAGCGCCAGACCAGCTTCAAGGCCGCCCCGGAACTCGGGGACGGCATCGAGCCCGGCAAGGCCTACCGCGCCGTGCTGGAAACCAGCAAGGGCCGCCTGGTCGTCGAACTGCACGCCGACGACGCGCCCGTCACCGTGAACTCGTTCGCGTACCTGCTGCGTCACCACTACTACGACGGCATCAAGTTCCACCGCGTCATCAACGGCTTCATGGCGCAGGCCGGCGACCCCACCGGCACCGGCGCCGGCGGCCCCGGCTACGACTTCGAGGACGAGCACAACCAGCACCGCCACCAGGGCAAGGGCGTCCTGAGCATGGCCAACCGTGGCCCGAACACCAACGGCAGCCAGTTCTTCATCACCTTCACCGACACCCCCCACCTCGACGGCCGCCACACCGTCTTCGGCCGCGTCGTCGAGGGCCTCGACGTGCTGGACCGCCTGACCCGCATCGAGCCCGGCATGCGCGGCACGCCCGACGTGATCGAAACCGCGTACCTCGTCGAGAAGTAA